The genomic window ACTTGGTGGCGCTGTGAATGACAATATCCGCCCCAAGGGCTAAAGGCTTTTGCCAGTAAGGGGTCATAAAGGTGTTATCTACGATAACTTTAAGATTAAACTTTTTTGCAACTCTTGAAACTTCATTAATGTCGGTTATTTTTAACAATGGGTTTGTGGGGGTTTCTACATATATCGCACGAGTGTTGTTTTTGATAGCCCTTTCCACCTGATGTAAATCGCTAGTGTTTACATAGGTGGCTTCTATCCCTAGATTTTCAAAGACCTTGCTTAAAACTCTATAAGTGCCGCCATAAACATCATCGGAAACTATGATATTGTCTCCCCTGGTAAACAGCATGAAAACCGCCGTGATAGCTGCCATCCCTGAAGCAAAGGCAAAACCTGTCCTGCCTTCCTCCAGGCTTGCGATCACATTTTCCAAGGCTTCCCGTGTTGGATTTCCCGTGCGGGAATATTCATAGCCCGAATGCTCCCCCGGCCCTTTTTGTCTGTAAGTGGAAACTTGATATATAGGATAACTTACCGCTCCCGTCCTCTCATCTACTTCAAAGCCCGTATGAAGAACTTTGGTATCTTCTCTCAATTTATATTCCTCCCTGGTAAATCTTTTTGCTCAAATACCGCTCACTACCATCAGGAAAGATGGTTACTATATTTGCCGGTGAGGTAAGTTCCCCGGCAATCTGTAAGGTCGCATAAAAAGCGGCACCTGAAGAACTACCTACCAGCACCCCTTCTTTTTTTGCCAGCTCTTTTACCATATTAAAAGCATCCTCATCAGAAACAGTTACTACTTTATCAATGAGTTTAACATCCAGAGTTTTGGGAATAAAATCCACGCCGATGCCTTCAGTTTTATGTGGTCCTTTGGGCCCTCCTCCAAGAATGGAACCCACAGGTTCCACAGCCACCGCCTTTATCTTGGAGTCTCTTTCTTTTAAAAACCTTGCAGTTCCGGTAAAGGTACCGCCGCTTCCCACTCCTGCTACAAAATAATCTATCTTACCGTCGAGCTGCTTATATATTTCCGGGCCGGTAGTTTTATAATGGGCCAGGGGATTTGCCATGTTTTCGAATTGATTTGGTATAAAAGAGCCCTCGATGTTTTCGGCCAGGTCCTTCGCTTTCTCAATGGCTCCTTCCATGCCCTTATCGGTGGGAGTATGAATGATTTCAGCCCCCAAAGCTTTCATGAGTTCCTGCTTTTCTACGGAAAACTTCTCCGGTATTACGAAAATGACCCTGTATCCCCTGTTTAATGCGGCCAGAGCAATGCCGATACCCGTGTTGCCTGCCGTGGGCTCTATAACTGTTCCCCCTTTTTTGATTAATCCTTGCTTTTCGGCTGCTTCCAGCATGAAGTTTCCAATCCTATCTTTTACACTGCCACCGGGGTTGAAATATTCCAGCTTTGCATAGATATTTACTCCTTCCGGCAGTGAAAAATTATTGATTTTTAGTATTGGTGTTTGACCTATAAGTTCTCTTATGTCGTTCACAACTTTACACATTTCAATTTCCCTCCAATAATTGATTAGTGTAAAAACTCTAAGGCACTCAAAATCGACTTTTTACACCGGAATATTCATACCTCAAATCGTCACAAGCAGAAATAAAATTTCCCAATGGAAAAGTTTCATCCCGATCAATCTTTATTTAACTTTGATGAATGTCCAATTTTAAGCATCTCCTTTATATTTTCTAGCGGCGTTTCTCCAGAAATTTCGCATCCCGGCATCAGTATGAACCTCCCATGTCCTGCTTTTTTAATGCACTCCTTTGCTGCTCTGGCTACATCGGCAACGCTCCCGTATTCCATCACCGATGAAGGGTCTATGTTTCCCGCCAGGATCACTTTATCTTCCAATAGTCTTTTCGCTTCGCCAATATCTACTTTGTGGTCTACAGACATAATATCCGGTCCGATTTCCCTTATCAAATCCAGGCGGTCTCCTGTATCACCACAGATATGAAAAAAGGTTTTAGCCCCTTTGCTTTTTATATATCGGTTTATCTTATCAAGATAAGGAAAGGCAAACTTTTCAAAATGCCTCTTTGATATCAAATCCCCCGACGCCGAAGGGTCGGAGATATATATCATTTCTATCCCGCTTTTTATAAAGAGAGTAACATATTCCAGAAAAATCTCGGTGGAAAATCTTAAAACTTCATCTGCAAAATTCTCATCTTTCCTCAGCATTCTCATAAATGTATCCGGGCCCACCATTTGTGCGGCCTGGGTGAAAGGTGCGCGGCAGTTGACCGCAAGGATAATTTTTTCTTTTACCTTTTCATTTATGAAATCTGCTATCTGCCGTAGAGAATTTACATTCCTATCGGATTTTATCTTATTTATATCAAGTTTAAATAAATCCGATTTATCCCTAATGAGTGGATTTTCCATAAAGGGCGCACCCTTTTCGGGAAATTTCAGTTCGCCTCCCAAAGCCATGACAGGTACCGATGTAAGGCCCGCCAGCAGGAAAAATATATCCGAGTCAATATTCAGAGCCTCTTCTATAACCACAGGAGCAAGTTTAAAAGGATTATCCAGAAATTCCTTTATGGTATACCCCCTCCGGTTTAAAGCCCAGAACTCGGTAGCAAAAGCCGAAGCGGCGGCTGTATTTTTACCAAGGAACATGTCAATTATCCTCTGTCTGCCGACCATGACACATATCTCCTTTCGGAAATTTCAAGCTTCGGGTAAACACCCTGTCAAAATCCGGCAGCATGGAAAGTTCTACATATTTTACTTTATCGGTAAGCTCCTTCATTTCTTCCCTTATCTTTTTAGAAAGCAAGCACATCGCTGCACCGGCCTTTGAGGTGTTGCCAACAAAACTTATCTTATCTTTCCACTCCATGGCCGCCATTCCGATACCTATCAGGCTTTCCGGTCGAAGATGGGCACCGAAGGCTCCTGCCACATACACCTTTCCCAAATCCCCGGGTTTTAACCCCTTTTGTTCTAAAAGTGCGGTTATCCCTGCCCACAGAGCGCCTTTGGCCAGCTGGACCTGGCGTATATCCCGGGAAGTTAAATAAATGGCCGGTATTTCTTCCCTGGGTTGTGTTACCATAAAGGCCGGTTTTCCATCATATTCGACGATACGGACAGCCACGCTTTCAGGCAGCAGGTCCGCAGCGGCAGGATTTATTTTGCCTGAAACATCTATGATACCTGCTTTTATAAGTTCGGAGACCAAATCAATGATTCCGCTCCCGCAAAGGCCGAAAGGTTCAATGTTACCAATGGTCTTTATATTTACTTCATCGGTTATTCGAACTTGCTCTATGGCTCCTTCCGCCGCCCGCATGCCGCAGCCGATATTCACACCTTCCAGGGCCGGGCCGGCTGGAGATGAGCACGCTGTAAGCTCTTTACCATCAAACAATACCAGCTCTCCGTTGGTCCCTATATCCATGAGAAGTGATTTCTCACTTTTTTTATGCATGCCGGTGGCAAAAACACCCGCGGTAATGTCGGCACCTACATATCCTGAGATGGATGGGAGACAATATACTTTCCCAAAAGGGGAGATCATAAGTCCCAGGTCGTCTGCGTTTATTTCAATGTCGCCTTTTAAAACCGGGCTATATGGAGCATAGCCTATCGACTCGGGATTAAGTCCCAGAAAAAGGTGCATCATGGTGGTATTTGCAGCTACGGATATCTCATAGATGTATTTCTTATTAATGCCGCTTGATTCAGCAGCTTCTTGTATGAGATTATTTATACATCCGATAATGCTTTTCTGGAGTAAATCCAGTTGTTCTTTGGTTTCTCTGGCGAAGCTTATGCGTGACAGGACATCCAGGCCGTAGCTTTTTTGCGGATTTAGCTCGGACTTTACCGCCTCCTCCCGGCCGTTTTTCAGGTTCACCAGGGAAACTACCACTGTGGTGGTTCCTATATCAACTGCAATACCATATAAAAGTTCTGAGGTATTTTCCTCTTCAATCCCGACAATCTTTCCATCCCTTATAATGGCTGTGTAATTCGAAATCTTAATTTTGTTTTCAGACGACTCACCCCTGTAACCACGGTTTGACAGGAACTTCAGTATCTTTAGCCTATATTCCTGGTCTATTGGATACCCGACGATCTCCGTCATATGCTCTTCTAAAGAAATACCGGCTTCTAATTTCCTCGGTAGATCGAAAGGCACTTTTATGATATATGGGTCAATAGTAAACTCTCCGATGTTACTTTTTTCCAGCACAACACTCTTTTTGTTTTCAAAGAGTGGTTCTATTTCCACATCGTTTTCCAGTAAATACAGGCAGGCAATACGAATGCCTTTTTCCAGTTCCCCTTTTGAAAGAAGTTTCAGTTCTTCAGGTTTAGGAGGACCGGCTTTTTTTACCCTGACCCTGCACTTGCCGCAGGTGCCACAACCACCGCATGGAAATTCCATTGGTATCCCCGCTCTTCTCAGGACATTCATCAAAGTCTCTCCGGCTTTTGCATTAATTTTTCTATTTTCAGGAATCAGAGTTATCTCTATTTTGTTATTCATTTATTCCTCCCAAAATGAGTGAAAATAAGAGTAGATTTGGATCAAATTATTTATGGTATCGGGAAAACAGCTCCCATCGGAAGAAAAAATATAACGACCGCCCGTGAAGATATGCTGTATTTTTTTTATGGCGTCAAAGACCGCTTCTTCTTCCCCCTGGTTATATGAAAGTGTTATATTGCCCATGAATGCCGCTCTATCTGCCATTATCTCTTTTATGTCTTTTATCTCATCCGGGGTTTTCCCTTCAAAACCATGTATGGCATCAATCCCCATGCTTATCAAATCCTGAAGAAATCCGGTAATGTGACCGTCAGAATGAAAAAAATACGGGTTTCCCCCTGGATTTTATTTCAAATACCAGTTTCGAAAGCTCCGGAAAAACCAATTCTCTATAAGATACCGGTGAAAAAAAAAGTCCTTTTGAGCCTGCAAGGTCATCAAATATCATAATGCCGTCGGCACCTTTTTCCAGAAGTTCCAGAACAATTTCAAGATGCCTTTTACCTAAACTTCTCATATAGTTTCTAAACTCTAGCGGACTTTTTTTAGACATTCTAGCCGCCGTCTCAAGACCCATTTCCGAGATAGCCTGCCAGAAAACTCCGGGAATGCCTCCCAGTAAAAAGCAATCTGTATTTTTAGCAAGGTTCTTTATATCCGATGGATTTTCAAAACTTATAGAAAAGCCTGAGTTGTAAGGGTCTACGGTAAAGGTAATAAGGTCGGTGTTCAGCGTATAAATAAAATGTTCCAATAATGCACTGTCGTTTGATTTACCGGGAAAAGCAATCTCACCACAGGGGGGTCGGTCCAGGACCTTGCCCTCCAGGGCTGCAAACACTCTATCCTTTTTAGAAATTGCCGGTCTGCCGGTAATAAACATTTTTGCAAGAACCCTCTTCCATGCCATGCATCATTCGAACCATCTACTTTTACACACTTCCGATTTTTGCGGCATCGGCCATAGCTCTTATGTTTTCAATCGGGGTGTTGGCCCCTATGCCGCAGGCGGGGGATAATATACCTGCCCCCTGGTTTATCGACACTATTGCGGCTTTCCTGACCCTTTCCGGAGTCCCTTTTTCCAGCAGGAAGGTACTGACATTGCCCATGATCACCTTTTCGGGAAGGGCTTGCTTCACCTTTCTGAGATTTGTTATGGCATCGATGCTCAACACCCTGCTTTTGATATTTTTCAACTGGTCAAGCACTGGAAGCAGTCTCCCGCAAATATGGACCATAACAGGTACACCGGTAGCATCTTCTATGGATTCCGTTATTTTATTTATCACCGGAACAGCAACTTCACCAAAGACCTTTGGCCCCAGTATCTCTCCGGTGCCACTGGGATCTGCGAGGTTTATGACATCTGCTCCGGCTTTTGTCATAGCAACTCCAAATTTTACTATATTTTCGGCTACAAATTCCAGAAATTCCATGGCCTCACCGGGGTTTTTCCGGAGGGCTTTATAAAAATCCATGGGTTCCATCAAAGATGTGGCAAGACTGATGGGCCCCGTGAGATTGCCTATGACAGGTATTTCAGGGTATGATTTCTTAAGTATTATTATGGCTTCAAGAACTACCGCTACTCGATAATGGTTTTCGGTAAGTCCGGGAAGTCTATTCCATTCACCGATGGTATTTAAAGGATATTTCACAACCCGGGGTTCGGTCTCCCGGGTGCCCATATAGACTTTTGCACCCATGGCTTCCGCTTCAACAGTCATACAAAAAGGCACTCCGACATTTTCTATACCCCCCAGCAATTGAACTCCTAAGGATAGTCTCGCCATTTTTTCCGGGTCGATATGAGCCTCAGGCCAGAAGCAGGAAGTGGCTTTCATCACATCCACCACCGCCATATTCATCATGCCTCCGGGACAAACGACAGGGACCCGGTCTACAGGTTTTTTATTTATAGCATTAAGTAATCGTGTTTTAAAATTTATTTCACTCATAACTTTTCTCCTTTTTATCACTATAAAGCTCCCGGATGTATTCCGGTTATGCTTTGACTAGAGTAAAACTCCTTCGGAAGCAAAATTTCGCTTCATGATGCCAGTGCATCGGGTATATTCAAAACCCTCTTTGCAACCCTAACCGCACCTGCCGCATTTTCACCATAGCCGTCCGCTCCTATGCTCCTGGCAAAACTTTCGGATATGGGGCCCCCGCCTACCAGCACTTTGACCCTATCCCGCAATCTTTCTTCTTTCAACAGCTCAATTACTTTTTTCATTTCTCCCATAGTTGTAGTCATCAGTGTGGAAAGGCAGATGAGATCCGCATCGACTTGTTTTGCTTTATCTACAAAGTCTCGAGCAGGCACATTCCTCCCCAGGTCAATAATTTCAAAACCTGAAGCCTGAAGAAGCACTTTTACCAGATTTTTCCCGATATCATGGGTATCTCCTTCTACAACTCCTATGACAACCTTTCCCAAAACATGAGTTTCCTCTTTTTTAATATGGGGAGTCACCACTTCAAGTCCTGCGTACATGGCATCGGAGCATAGCAGCAGCTCCGGCACAAAATATTCATTTTCCTCAAAGAGCCTGCCCGCCTCATTCATGCCGATTACCAGCCCTTGATTGATGATGGTGAGCGGACTGATATTCATCTCCAATGCTTTTTTTGAATTTTTTGCCGTAAGTTCTTCTTCCATCTCCACTACATTATCGGCAATGGTCTTCAATATATCGATGTCTTTCAAAATGATTCCCCCTAAAATTTTTATTTCCTAGTTTTTTGATTGGATTACTTGTATTTATAATAATATTATCCTTCATTCTATTATTTGTCAAGATAAAAATTTCTCATTAAACAAAAAAGACCCCAATGATCGGTTGCAGCCTGCTTCGCAACCGTCACCTGACTCAAATAGTCACTTGTCTTATTTTGGGCATAAAAAAAAGGAGATACTTTATCAAGTATTCTCCTCTTACTTCAGAATAAATTGCTACTTCCCACCTCTTACTTGGCCGCATTGCATACTGCACAGTGGTTGTTGTTCACTTTCTGTCCGTTCCTGACCATGGTTATAGCATCCTTAGGGCATTTTTCCTCACATATTCCGCAGCCGATACAAAGCTCCTGATTTACAACATGTTTTTTCTTGACTTCACCTGTTATGGCATTTGCCGGACAATTTTTTGCACAAATAGTGCAGCCTATGCATTTATCATCTATGACAGCTTTTTTGCGCTCGGTAAAAGCTGCCGTTATGGTCTTTGTGGGACATACCTCAACACACTTCATGCAGTTGCGGCATTTTGCATAATCTATGACAGCTACATTGTTGACAACATGAATAGCGTCAAAGGGGCACTCTTTCTCGCACTTTTTGCAGGCAATACAGCCAACATCGCACACCGCCCTGGTATCCTTGCCCTTCAATGTTGCTCTGCAGCGCACGTGAACTTCATTTTTTTCCGGTGTTAAGGCTATTACAAACTTGGGACATTCTTTCACACATAAACCGCAACCGGTGCATTTTTCCTCATCGATGACCGGAAGTCCATCCTCGCTCATGGTGATGGCATCAAAGGGACAAACCCTGGCGCAGTCTCCAAAGCCGATACATGCATAAGGACATCCTTTGGGCCCCCCGTTCACCATTGATGCTGCCCTGCAGGATTTTACCCCATGGTAATCAGCCTTGAGCCTGGCCTCGGCCTTCCCTCCCTGGCACAACACCCGGGCTATTTTTTTATCGGCAGAAGCTCCCGCATCCGAGACACCCATGATACTGGCAACCTTTTTTGCCACATTTTGTCCACCCACTACACATCCATTGGCAGGGGCTTTGCCCTCCACAATGGCTTTTGCAAGGCCTGAACATCCAGGAAAACCGCAGGCGCCACAGTTAGCACCAGGCAATGCTCCGAGAACTTCATCAATTCTGGGGTCATTTTCTACAGCAAATTTTTTAGATGCAATTACCAGGCCTCCCCCTAATATAAAGCCTAAACCCGCCATGCTCAATGTTGAAATTAATATCAAATTTGGCATTACTTTCACCTCCGATATTTCACCACAGTACCTTCTTAAATTCAGGTTATATTTAACTCTTCCATTAACTCTATATTCCTCTGGTATTATATCATAGCGGCACGAGGCCTGCAAAACCCAAAAATATCATGGCGAGTAAGCCAGCGGTAATAAACACTATAGCCGGTCCTTTTAAAGCATCAGGCACGTCACCAAATTCCATGTCTTCCCGGATACCGGACATCAATATTAAAGCTAAAGTAAAGCCTAAACCTGCACCTAAACCGAATATAGTACTTTCAATAAGATTGTAATTTTTTAATGGAATTAAAAGCGCCACTGCCAGCACTATACAGTTAGTAGTAATTAAAGGCAGATATATACCAAAAGCATTGTATAGCGCAGGACTTATCTTTAATACCACCATCTCCACCAGTTGCACCAGTGAAGCAATTACGAGGATAAAAGAGACTATCTGTAAAAAGGGAGCCAAGCCAAAGGGCATCAGTATATAATGCTGGATAAAGTAAGCGGCAACTGCCGTCATAGTCAAAACGAAAGTAGTAGCCATGCCCATACCTACAGCTGTTTCCGTTTTACTGGAAACCCCTAGAAAGGGGCAATTACCCAAAAATCTAGAAAAAACAAAGTTGTTAACCAAAACCGAGCTTACAATTATGAAAAACAATTCCTTCAGCATAATGTACCACCTCCTTTAGTGGCAGTGAGTATTTTTTACGGGCTTTCTTGTGATCATATTCATTATTCCTACCAGTATACCCATCACCAGAAATGCCCCCGGAGGAAGCAGCATAATCACCCAGTGAGTGAAATTCGCTCCCATTATGTGTATTCCAAACAGGGTTCCGGAACCAAGAATTTCCCTCACTATACTAATGAGCGTAATGGCCCACGCATATCCAAGACCCATCCCCAGAGCATCGGCGATAGACCTGATTAAACTCATTTTCGATGCAAAGCCCTCAGCTCTCCATAAAACTATGCAATTTACCACGATCAGGGGAATAAAGATCCCCATCACCTGGTATAAGGCCGGGAAATAAGCTTTCATAAAGAGGTCAACTATAGTAGTAAAGGTAGCAATAACGATAATATAACACGGTATTCTAACTTTTGATGGAATGATATTTTTCAAAATCGAAACCAGTATACTTGAACATGTAAGCACAAATGTCAACGCCAGACCCATGGCGATACCATTCTGGCCGGCCGTCGTTACCGCAAGGGCCGAGCATATGCCTATAACCGCTCTAAATATTGGATTCTCTCCCCAAAGACCATTGACAAAATCTTTAACCATTAAAAATCGCCTCCCACGGGGTAAATTTTTGTGACTGTAGCCAGGGAACTTTTTATGGCTTTTGAAACAGCCGTAGGAGAAATGGTGGCACCCGTAATAACCTTAACATCCTTTTTAGGAATAAATTCATCCTTTACGGATTTGCCCTTGAACTGATCCGTAAATGCCGGTTCTTTTATCCTGGCACCAAGGCCTGGAGTTTCAGACATTGAAAGTATTTCAATACCCGTAAGTTTGCCTTCTTTCGGATTATATCCAACCATTATCTCTATAGGACCACTAAAACCTGAGCCGGTAGTTTTAAAAGCGATGCCTTTTTTATTCCCCTGGTTATCCGTTCCTATATAGAGCGTCATCCCTTCCTTTTCAACAGTTATCATTTTTTCCGCCCCAGGAATAACTTTCATAACCGCCTGCTCGAGGGCCTGTTGAGCTTGCTCCTGAATCTTTGGGTTTGTCACTTCATAAGAAAATGCCAGTAATGCCCCGGCTGCAAGGGAAATTGCCACAAGAACCACTATCATTCTCGTATACTGGTTCATCTAACCTTCACCTCCCCATAAATCCTTGGCACGGTGTATCTATTAATTACCGGAGTAAAGGCGTTCATTAAAAGGATGGAAAAAGACACGCCTTCAGGGTACCCTCCGTAAAACCTTATAATTACAGTGAAAATTCCGGCTCCGATACCAAAAATAATCTTGCCAAGCCTGCTTATAGGCGAAGTTACCATATCAGTGGCCATGAAAAAGGCTCCAAGCATCAAGCCGCCGGAAAGAAGTTCAAAGATCGGATCCCGGCCTAATATTACTGATAAGATTGCCACTGCCCCCAGATAAAATCCGGGAATTCTCCATTCAATATAGCCTTTATACAAAAGGTATAATCCTCCTAATATTATCATCAAAGCAGAAGTTTCCCCCAGAGAACCACCTATATTTCCCAGGAAAAGTTTTACATAATCAGTAGAAACTCCCTGCATTTTCATGATCTGCAAAGGCGTGGCACCGGTTGTACCATCCACCGGATTTATCCATGTAGTCATCTGCACCGGGAAGGTAATCATCAAAAACACCCTGCCAATGAGAGCCGGATTAAAGGGGTTCATTCCGAGGCCGCCGTAAACTTGTTTTCCCAGTGATATAGCTATTGCAGCGCCCACCACCGCCATCCAGAGTGGAAGTCCCGGCGGCAAGTTCAATGCCAGAAGAATCCCTGTCACCATGGCACTGCCATCCCAGACGGTGATGGGCTTGCCCCTGAGTTTTTGAAAGATAGCCTCTGTCAATACTGCTGCCAGTGTTGTTATGATAACAAGAACTAAAGCTCTCATCCCGAAAAAATATATACCTGCAGCCGTCGGTAACAATAAAGCCCCGGCCACGTTGAACATTATTTTCTGAACACTTTCTCCCGAATGGATATGGGGAGATGAAGTCGTAATAAACTTAAATTCTCCCATCCAATTATCCCTCCTGCCTTTGCTTTATATATACATGTTTCAAATTTACACAATTTTTTTGGGTTTCTTCCGCACCATTTTAAGTGCTTAAATTTTTTCCTACATTCATATTATTTTTTCTTTGAAGCAACTATGTGATTTTTAGCAAGTCTGATAAGCTGCGTCAAAGGAATATGAGCAGCACAAACATAGGCGCAACATCCACACTCTATGCAGTCAAGAGCATGATATTCTTCAGCTTCGGTCCACATGCCTCTTTCTGCAAATTTGCCCAGTGTAGTGGGCAACAGGTGTATCGGACATGCATCCACACAGCGAGCGCAGCGTATGCACGGTGACTGCTCGGATAAATTGACATCATTTTTAGCCAGTACAAGTATGCCCGAAGTTCCCTTGACTGCGGGGACATCCAGCACCGACTGGGCAAGACCCATCATAGGGCCACCCATAATAACCTTGCCCACTTCTCCCTTAAATCCTCCACACTGTTCAATAATTTCGGAAAAGGGTGTACCTACTCTTATTAAAAGGTTCTTTGGTTCATTTACTCCTGTGCCTGTTACGGTAGTTATCCTTTCCACCAGGGGCATGCCTGTTTTAATAGCATTGGCAATGGCTGCACATGTGCCGGCATTGTCAACTATAACATGCACATCCATAGGAAGACCACCTGAAGGCACTTCCCGACCGGTGACAGCATTTATGAGCTGTTTTTCACCGCCCTGAGGGTACTTGGTAGCCAACTCGACCAATTCGATGCCATCTTTTGCTTGTATGGCCTTTCTAATGGCTTCAATGGCATCGGGCTTGTTCTCTTCGATGGCAATATATCCATTTTTCACTCCTGTGGCCTTCATTATTGCCTCAAGACCTAACACCACATCATCGGGCCTTTCAACCATCAGCCTGTGGTCTGCCGTTAGGTACGGTTCGCATTCGGCACCGTTTACTATGATGGTATCAATGGTCTTCCCGGGCGGTGGTGACAACTTTACCTGAGTGGGAAAACCAGCACCTCCCATACCTACTATGCCGGATTCCCGGATGAGGTTTTTAATCTCGTCAGGTGTGAGCTCTGCCAGGGGTTTCGGAGTCTTTATACCTTCAAACAGCTCGTCCTTGCCATCGGACTCTATAACCACCGACATTACCATGCCTCCACCGGGATGGGGCTTTGGCTCCACAGCCGTTACCTTGCCTGATATGCTGGCATGGATTGGTGCTGATACAAAGGCCTTAGCTTCGCCAATCTTCTGGCCTTTTTTTACCAGGTCCCCTACCTTAACTATGGGTTCGCATGGAGCTCCCACATGCTGACTCATGGGGATTATTACCCTATCGGGCAATTTTGCCCTTTCGACAGGCTTGTGTTTTGTGAAATCTTTATTGTAAGGAGGATGTATACCTCCCCTGAAGGTTTTGAGCATCGTTTCACCTCTCCTTTTAAAGTAAAACCTAATATAAGTTCGACATTTTTTTTAAAAAACCTTTTAAAATTATCCTTTTTATGCTAAAATTTCTTTTCACAAAGTATATAGTATACATTATTACATGGGTTATTGCATACAATTTATTTAATTCAGATACCAAAAAAATTTTTAAAGTTGTCAATAAATATGGTAGGATGATTATAAAGCTAATTTCACATATTCATTATACAATAAAAAAAGCCCGTGTTCTATAATTATATGTTAGAATTTGATTGTTATATTTTTCAAATTAAAACATAAAAAGGCCCGGGGGTTATTCCCGGGCTAAAACCCTGGGTCTTGGGGTGTAATCGGTATGGAGAAGCTCATGAGCTCTGTGGCTCAAGGGCTTTATCAGAAAATCCCTGTAAAGCTGCTGTACTACCGGATTTTCATGGGATTTCCTTAGCCTCATGGATTTATCGGCCTCATATATGGCCTGCATGCGCTTTTGTCTTACGTCATTATCCGTGGGAATAATCTGGCCTCCTCCTCCCAAACAGCCGCCCGGACATGCCATAACTTCTATAAAATGGTATGTTTTTTGTCCGGCTTTCACTGCTTCGAGAAGCTTTCGCGCATTGGCCAGGCCATGAGCTACGGCGGCTTTTAAAATGGTGCCGTTGATGGCTAGCTCCGCTTCTTTTATACCGTCAAGACCTCTTACCGGAGTAAAATTAATGTCTTCCAGCTCCTTACCGGTCACCAGTTCATATGCTGTTCTGATGGCTGCTTCCATAACCCCGCCGGTGGCTCCGAATATGACGCCGGCACCGGTGGATATGCCCAGCGGCAGATCGTATTCCTCGGGCTCCAGTTTGGAAATATCTATTCCCATTTCCTTTATCATTCTGGAAAGTTCCCTGGTAGTTATAGCTATATCCACATCGATGTATCCGCTGGATACCATTTCCCCCCTCTGAGCCTCAAAT from Biomaibacter acetigenes includes these protein-coding regions:
- the rsxC gene encoding electron transport complex subunit RsxC gives rise to the protein MLKTFRGGIHPPYNKDFTKHKPVERAKLPDRVIIPMSQHVGAPCEPIVKVGDLVKKGQKIGEAKAFVSAPIHASISGKVTAVEPKPHPGGGMVMSVVIESDGKDELFEGIKTPKPLAELTPDEIKNLIRESGIVGMGGAGFPTQVKLSPPPGKTIDTIIVNGAECEPYLTADHRLMVERPDDVVLGLEAIMKATGVKNGYIAIEENKPDAIEAIRKAIQAKDGIELVELATKYPQGGEKQLINAVTGREVPSGGLPMDVHVIVDNAGTCAAIANAIKTGMPLVERITTVTGTGVNEPKNLLIRVGTPFSEIIEQCGGFKGEVGKVIMGGPMMGLAQSVLDVPAVKGTSGILVLAKNDVNLSEQSPCIRCARCVDACPIHLLPTTLGKFAERGMWTEAEEYHALDCIECGCCAYVCAAHIPLTQLIRLAKNHIVASKKK